In the genome of Aspergillus luchuensis IFO 4308 DNA, chromosome 2, nearly complete sequence, one region contains:
- a CDS encoding amidohydrolase family protein (COG:S;~EggNog:ENOG410PP0G;~InterPro:IPR006680,IPR032466,IPR032465;~PFAM:PF04909;~go_function: GO:0016787 - hydrolase activity [Evidence IEA];~go_function: GO:0016831 - carboxy-lyase activity [Evidence IEA]): MSLIDTHHHFVPEFYAQAVKDAGGDPSGWPTPSWSAEGDIAFMDKIGVTKAILSLTAPGAVIAPTTEKRRALARKANEYAAAKRDEDAQRWGFFASLPCLLDTEGALAEIKYALDVLKAEGVTLFTRYGSGNQYLGSPEFKPIWEGLNSRKAVVFIHPTHPADTTRVNPLLPQPAIDYPHETTRTAVGMIITNTKRSYPDCKVILSHAGGTLPFLITRICTVSKEAAATARIYGKSSEEIMEDFRSFYFDLALSSSEAVLNLVLEVIPHDHITYGSDFPYASPDKSLGFKQILDGFPLDPELRDKIYFGNANNLFNKS; the protein is encoded by the exons ATGAGTCTCATCGATACCCATCACCACTTCGTCCCCGAATTTTATGCTCAAG CTGTCAAGGATGCTGGAGGTGACCCTTCTGGCTGGCCGACACCTTCTTGGTCAGCCGAAGGCGACATTGCGTTCATGGATAAGATCGGTGTGACCAAGGCTATCTTGTCGCTGACTGCGCCTGGGGCAGTCATCGCCCCAACGAccgagaagagaagagcacTGGCCCGCAAGGCGAACGAGTACGCTGCAGCCAAgcgtgatgaagatgcacaGCGATGGGGCTTTTTCGCATCGTTGCCTTGCCTTCTCGATACTGAAGGCGCACTGGCGGAAATCAAATACGCCCTAGATGTGTTGAAGGCTGAAGGTGTGACTTTATTCACGAGATACGGTTCAGGGAACCAATACCTTGGTAGCCCTGAATTCAAGCCTATCTGGGAGGGCTTGAATTCCAGAAAGGCCGTGGTCTTCATTCACCCTACTCATCCCGCTGATACGACTCGAGTCAACCCTCTCCTGCCGCAGCCAGCCATTGATTATCCCCATGAGACCACGAGAACTGCTGTCGGCATGATtatcaccaacaccaagaGAAGTTATCCAGACTGCAAAGTGATTCTCTCCCACGCCGGAGGAACGCTGCCCTTCTTGATTACGCGCATTTGCACCGTGTCGAAGGAAGCCGCTGCAACCGCCCGCATTTATGGGAAATCCTCCGAGGAGATCATGGAAGACTTTCGGTCATTCTACTTTGACTTGGCCCTCTCCAGTTCCGAGGCCGTTCTCAACCTGGTTCTCGAAGTTATTCCGCATGATCATATTACTTATG GCTCTGATTTTCCTTATGCGTCCCCCGACAAATCACTTGGATTCAAGCAAATTCTAGATGGCTTCCCGCTTGACCCAGAGCTACGCGATAAGATCTACTTTGGAAATGCGAACAACCTTTTCAACAAGTCGTAG
- a CDS encoding SRR1 family protein (COG:S;~EggNog:ENOG410PS4G;~InterPro:IPR012942;~PFAM:PF07985) — translation MDIDESEDSASSTTSSDPMDMAPPTNTTQSLAASEIGLQPSLRPSGPETDLHPHLRAQRYKELYPEGTPRWTKEAIQEAQARVERCKPGDIVYISALDGADVGFEVMTERIERNKQGVAMVGVKHFLELFPAPTDYITPSPEKRHPSHLYSNLALGHKFRRLDGEDEDDEEDDYDDYDPTKKEIASAHESFNTVFHTWTDSALYKNMLATLRKLPTIKRPVSKIIAFGCNSITNLRLDKFTRERSAYQHAFLLMLRRILQEMAWTPTEIEIVLQDSAYTKLDKEILGDCGMTVLESPQAFLLVDDESFIFSYAPDVPVRQVVMDLALPVAMVWDAVVAEGMSLDTRDPWDITIHRKINKNYNTFHLPKDKHFDMLRVYLRCADGELSDTECERREEKMLDTMDFVQRNKLLVSWGKDNVQDVYSVYRRMRGSQGSDASSRL, via the exons ATGGACATCGACGAGTCCGAGGATAGCGCGTCGTCCACAACCTCAAGCGACCCCATGGACATGGCACCGCCGACGAATACCACCCAAAGCCTTGCCGCCTCTGAAATCGGCTTACAGCCGTCTCTACGACCTAGCGGGCCGGAGACCGATTTGCATCCACACCTTAGGGCGCAACGGTACAAGGAACTATATCCAGAGGGGACACCCCGGTGGACCAAGGAAGCCATCCAGGAGGCACAGGCTAGAGTGGAGAGGTGTAAGCCGGGGGATATCGTGTACATTTCTGCATTGGATGGCGCGGATGTAGGGTTTGAAGTGATGACGGAGAGAATTGAGCGCAATAAACAGGGTGTAGCTATGGTTGG TGTGAAACATTTCCTCGAACTCTTCCCCGCCCCAACAGACTACATCACCCCCAGTCCTGAAAAACGCCACCCCTCCCACCTATACTCGAACCTCGCCCTAGGCCACAAATTCCGCCGTCTAGAcggagaagacgaggacgacgaagaagacgactACGACGACTACGACCCCACCAAGAAAGAAATAGCATCCGCGCACGAAAGCTTCAACACCGTCTTCCACACCTGGACAGACAGCGCTCTCTACAAGAACATGCTCGCGACTCTGCGCAAGCTACCCACCATCAAACGCCCCGTCAGCAAGATCATCGCCTTCGGATGCAACAGCATAACCAACCTCAGGCTTGACAAGTTCACCAGGGAGCGAAGTGCCTACCAGCATGCCTTCCTGCTCATGCTGCGACGAATCCTACAGGAAATGGCATGGACACCGACAGAGATTGAGATCGTGCTGCAGGATTCGGCATATACGAAGCTCGATAAGGAGATACTGGGCGATTGTGGAATGACTGTGCTGGAGAGTCCGCAGGCGTTTCTGTTGGTCGATGACGAGAGTTTTATCTTTTCGTATGCGCCGGATGTTCCTGTTCGGCAGGTTGTGATGGATTTGGCGTTGCCTGTGGCGATGGTTTGGGATGCGGTGGTCGCCGAGGGTATGTCGCTGGATAC GAGAGATCCATGGGACATTACCATCCACCGGAAAATCAACAAGAATTACAATACCTTCCATCTCCCCAAGGATAAACATTTCGATATGTTGAGGGTATATCTGCGGTGTGCTGATGGCGAGCTCTCGGATACGGAATGTgagcggagggaggagaagatgctggATACTATGGACTTCGTCCAGAGAAATAAGCTCCTGGTTAGTTGGGGGAAGGATAATGTGCAAGATGTGTATTCTGTTTATCGCCGGATGAGAGGGTCTCAGGGGAGTGATGCAAGTAGTAGGCTCTAG